The DNA sequence GTTGACGTCGACGGTGAGGTCTTCGAGATGGTCGATGAGTTCCTCGAGATTTTCGGGCCTGATCTGCGAAAGTGTGAGAGGCACTCCGTGCTTGTTGAGCGCTTCGTCCAACTGCTGGTGAGCCTGGACTGGGATGAGGCTGGCCAGGCGCACGCCCGCACGGAGTAGTTGCATGGGCACGCGAACATTGACGGTGGTCTGGCCCTTCGTGCCGGTGGTTGACTCGTCGGCTTCGACCAGCACGCGCAGGTACTTGACGCGGGATTTCACGATGGTGCTGTTGGAACCGGAGTGTGCGCCGGTGGGTGTAGTGCGTTCGGGCTCAAGAGCTGCGATGAGGCGTTCGGCTGCGTCGGTGGTGATCTTGCCGTCGGCCAGCATTTCCAGAATCTGGCGGCGATTTTCGTTCATTGGATTCCTCCTGAAAGGTGATGGATGAAGGACAGGGCGTGGTGCAGCGAATCATCCGCCAGCAAGACGCGTGAGACATGCAGGAGGGCGACGAGGCCCTGGTGCGGGATAAGGGTGAAAAGCGTTGTCGCGACACAGGCGGCGCAGATCACGAAGCCGTCGCGACTCGCGTTGCAGGCGATGAGGAGACGTTCTGCCTCTGCCGGGGTGATGCGGCCGAGAGCGACGAGCGAGAGGATGGCACGGCGATCATTTCGCATGGCGGCCTCTAGACGATGCGGACCAGGACACGGGCATCCTGAGTGCTGACGTGAACGTAGGTGCCGGGCAGGCTGCAGAGGATGGCCCAGAAGATGGCGATGACGCGCCAGATGTTGGTTCTGGCGGCGATAGCAAGAACCATAAACGCCAGGAAGATGATGGGCGAGAGCAGGATGACCGGAACCCACAGGAGAAAGATGGGCAGCCACAGTTGGGGCCAGTGGAAGCCGGGCGTGTCGATGCCGAGGACGGCGAAGTTGGGAGTCACTTCAGGGCCTCCAGTGCGCGGATCGCTTCTTCGGCGGTGATTTCGCCGGCCTTGAGCCGCTCCAGCACTTCCGCGCGGGATGGAGACGGATTGGTTTCAATGAACTGCAGTTGTCCGGAGATGCGGTTGAGCCGGGCCTTGATGGTGGGGTAGCTGACGCCGAAGGTCTGCTCCATCTCCTTAATGGAGCCGTGAGAGCGGAGGAAGGCGACGACGAAGACCTGGTCTTCCAGGCTGAGACAGGCAAGCTCGGGGAGGGTGAACTGGCCTTCGATAGTGATCCCCTTCTCCGGGATACAGACCCGCTCGATGAGGAGCGGGCTGCCCTGGGCGATTCGGAGCAAGTCCTGCCAGTCTGAGGTGGTTTTGGGGAGTGACTGCATTGGGTTGCCGATCTTGTTTCTCAAGTCCTATGTACACTATAATTTATTTTATTAAGTATGGCAAGGAGTTTTTTTAAGTTTTATAACTTTGGCCGTATGGGGCGAGAGTGAACCGCCGGAGCCTTCGAGAGCCGCGGGTGGTCCATTCAAGGCGCGCGTAGTGAAGGAGGTGGTGGACGATTCGGCAGCAAGGCGGCGGGTGATGAGCTCATTTCGTTGAAGCGAGGTGACATCGGGCCGATTGAGCTCGATCCCACTGAAGGGCACGCGCAAGTGGCGCGCCGCGTCGTCTTGATCGTCTCGCCTTGGGGGGGCGGGAAGCCAAACTACGGCGCGTCCGCGGGGTTGGTGGTTGAAGTTGGAAGTGTTGTCGTTTGGGAGACGGGCAGGAACGCCCCCGACCGAAGGTGAGAAGGCCGACCGGATCGAGGGATGAATCTCCGAGCGCCTTCTGGAGAAGGGGATGACGAAGAAAGCGGCTCCCGATCACCAGCGCACCCAGACGCTCTTCGGCAAAATCTGCCTAATTTTCGAGTCTTCCGCCCTTTCTTCCAGGCCAAGTTATTGAATTCTGGTGTGTGGCGAGGCGATTGCTGT is a window from the uncultured Paludibaculum sp. genome containing:
- a CDS encoding DUF2089 domain-containing protein, producing the protein MQSLPKTTSDWQDLLRIAQGSPLLIERVCIPEKGITIEGQFTLPELACLSLEDQVFVVAFLRSHGSIKEMEQTFGVSYPTIKARLNRISGQLQFIETNPSPSRAEVLERLKAGEITAEEAIRALEALK